TGTGGCAATCAACAGGCGAATTTTTCCTTCACGGAATTTTTTAAGAACACGGTCCCGTTTCGTTTGTGGTAAGTCTCCGTGGATGGCGGCGACGTCTTTGAGTTTCTTGGAAAAGATCCGATCGAGTTTATCGGCACCCCGTTTGGTGCGGGTGAAAACGATCGTTTGTTTGGGGCGTTCCTGAAACAGGAGTCGCGAGAGGAGTTTGATTTTTCGATCCGGATCCACAGTGATGTAATACTGATCGATGGCGTCGACGCTAACTTTGTTATCAGACAGATCGATCATGACCGGCTCTTGCATGTAGCGTTGAGCCAGACGCTCGACCGGAGGTGGCAGGGTTGCCGATAGCAGTAAAGTCTGTCGTTCTTTCGGGCACTTCCGCAGAATCTTTTCGATATCGGGACGAAAGCCGATATCCAGCATGCGGTCTGCTTCATCTAAGACGACGAAACCAAGTTGGCCCAGTTTGAGATTTCCGCGATTGATATGATCAATCACGCGGCCCGGCGTCCCGACGGCGATCTGGGCTCCTTTTTTCAATTGATTTTCCTGGGGACGAACTGGTTTGCCACCCACTAATACCGCGAGACTCAGTGATTTCGAAGGGCACAGCTTACGAATTTCTGCTGCGACCTGCTCACTCAATTCCCGGGTGGGAGCCAGGATCAAGGCTTGCATGCCTGGACGTCTGAGGTCAATTTGTTGCAATACGGGCAACGAGAAGGCGGCTGTCTTGCCGGTTCCGGTTCGAGCCTGTCCGATACAATCCTGTCCGGTAACGGCAATCGGAATCAGTTCAGCCTGAATGGGGCTGGGTTTTTCATACCCTGCTTTGCTGAGATTTTTTAAGATTTTGTCATTCAGTCCTAACTGATCAAATTTGGTTTTGGTTGTCTTCTTTTTCTTTTTCGTTTTCTGAGTCATTTTCCTAATTGTTCCTGCTGAGGCAGGAGAAAACTCGCTCTCTGATGAGGCATCCTGGATTGGCTGGTTACTCTGATTCGTTTTCACTTTGACTCTCAGTGCCGGTTTCTTTAGCACTGTCAAGCTTTGCTTGTTCCCGAACCGAAACGCCAATCAGACGCTTGATGTCATTACTGTCAATGGCCTCTTGTTCTACGAGTGCTTTTGCCAGCAGGTCAAGTTTCTCCCTGTTTTCTGTTAATATTTCTTCTGCCCGTTGTTCAGCCGCGTTTAAAAATCGCTGCATTTCCTGGTCGATGACGTGGGCCGTTTCTTCACTACATTCGCCCTGTGATTTCATCTCTTTCCCCAGGAACGGGTTCTCATCCGAATGGCGAAACGCCACCGGTCCGATGACATCACTCATGCCCCACTGCCCCACCATTTTTCGTGTGATCTGGGTCGCTCGTTTGATGTCATCTGCTGCTCCGGCTGTATGTTCGCCGAAGACAATGCCTTCCGCAGCCCGACCACCCAACATGAATGCTAACTGAGAGTGAAGTTGCTTCTCTCCCATATTGTAGCGTTCTTCATCGGGCAATAGCTGCGTTACTCCGAGTGCTCTACCACGAGGAATCACCGTGACTTTGTGAACCGGATCGATCTCCGGAAGTAACCAGGCCAATAACGCATGGCCGGCTTCGTGGTAAGCTGTCATTTCACGTTCTTTTTCGCTCAAAATCTCCTCACGTTCTGGTCCCATCAAGACACGATCCCGAGCATTATCAAAATCTTCCTTATCGACCTGGTCTTTGTTGAGACGCGTTGCCGATAAGGCCGCTTCATTCACCAGATTCTTCAGGTCAGCACCTGAAAAACCAATCGTACCGGCGGCGATATGATTCAAATCAACATCATCTGCCAGCGGGATTTTTCGCGAGTGAACTTTCAGGATTGCGGCTCGTCCTTCTTTAGTGGGTCGGTCCACTGTGATGTGCCTGTCAAAGCGTCCGGGACGCAGCAATGCCGGGTCCAGGACATCCGGACGGTTGGTTGCTGCGATGATGATCACCGCTTCATTCTGCTGGAATCCATCCATTTCACTGAGCATCTGGTTCAACGTCTGTTCGCGTTCATCGTGTCCACCTCCGAGACCGGCACCTCGAATTCGTCCCACGGCATCAATTTCATCAACGAAAA
This genomic interval from Gimesia alba contains the following:
- a CDS encoding DEAD/DEAH box helicase is translated as MTQKTKKKKKTTKTKFDQLGLNDKILKNLSKAGYEKPSPIQAELIPIAVTGQDCIGQARTGTGKTAAFSLPVLQQIDLRRPGMQALILAPTRELSEQVAAEIRKLCPSKSLSLAVLVGGKPVRPQENQLKKGAQIAVGTPGRVIDHINRGNLKLGQLGFVVLDEADRMLDIGFRPDIEKILRKCPKERQTLLLSATLPPPVERLAQRYMQEPVMIDLSDNKVSVDAIDQYYITVDPDRKIKLLSRLLFQERPKQTIVFTRTKRGADKLDRIFSKKLKDVAAIHGDLPQTKRDRVLKKFREGKIRLLIATDVMGRGIDVSGISHIINFDIPEFSDDYVHRIGRVGRLSSDQKGAAFTFVAPDEGDQLTNIENRINHMISEFRVDNFEAYKPQKPRKKIEKVSHLGSTEHLINPEFGDF
- the ftsH gene encoding ATP-dependent zinc metalloprotease FtsH; the protein is MASPPEIPQENPPKGKAPQKQPGKDSQGAAPSTGPWLIILLILVIGSLIMMKNSPENTGSKVDYSFFISELKRGNVESVDFHGDILTGKWKIRPENPDKEKKEKEEKLAEEFNTVLPSHPVEDRDLVPELIKQKVDFKAESTNVGIGTYIIPWLIGPLLIIGFFWFMLRRSADPMGSGMLGNFTKSPAKRFRPSEEQTTFDDVAAMEQAKSELQEVVEFLKTPAKFQRLGAQIPKGVLLMGSPGTGKTLLARATAGEAGVPFYSINGSEFIQMFVGVGASRVRDLFRTAKENAPCIIFVDEIDAVGRIRGAGLGGGHDEREQTLNQMLSEMDGFQQNEAVIIIAATNRPDVLDPALLRPGRFDRHITVDRPTKEGRAAILKVHSRKIPLADDVDLNHIAAGTIGFSGADLKNLVNEAALSATRLNKDQVDKEDFDNARDRVLMGPEREEILSEKEREMTAYHEAGHALLAWLLPEIDPVHKVTVIPRGRALGVTQLLPDEERYNMGEKQLHSQLAFMLGGRAAEGIVFGEHTAGAADDIKRATQITRKMVGQWGMSDVIGPVAFRHSDENPFLGKEMKSQGECSEETAHVIDQEMQRFLNAAEQRAEEILTENREKLDLLAKALVEQEAIDSNDIKRLIGVSVREQAKLDSAKETGTESQSENESE